From a region of the Nitrospira sp. genome:
- a CDS encoding DUF481 domain-containing protein: protein MKQSVLFAVMMLLFMMGNVASAADESTSAQPASAPALDVVTLKDGSVIYGGVIEMTGGILQIKNSMVSDIIKVKWEAVSKLTVSHPIPFHLKEGSVLVGTVEESDPGMMKLKGGPTVSTVTVPMDTVTQVNPMVQPPVIYTGSLNAGYSQATGNSQLRNISVLGDLVARSEQLRLTLLGRYVYGDNAGSLITRNARGTIKLDFFVTKRFFWYTSAYFENDRLQNLKLRTAISSGAGYQWIERGDYDGIFKDMTLYTEAGPSYFNEDFRDPFPDKASFRGRVAMKLDWPLFDGRVTLYHYNEIFPSLQTFSDFYYTMDNGFRLRILGSLASGFQVTTRYNNRPPAGTSDTDNLYLLTLGYAFDTTRKR, encoded by the coding sequence ATGAAGCAGTCGGTTCTGTTTGCCGTAATGATGCTTCTCTTCATGATGGGGAACGTCGCTTCTGCTGCCGATGAGTCCACCTCAGCGCAACCGGCTTCAGCTCCGGCACTGGACGTCGTGACCTTGAAAGACGGCAGTGTGATCTATGGTGGAGTGATAGAGATGACGGGCGGGATACTTCAGATTAAAAACTCCATGGTGAGCGACATCATCAAGGTGAAGTGGGAAGCGGTCAGTAAACTGACCGTCTCTCATCCTATTCCCTTTCATTTGAAGGAAGGATCCGTTCTGGTCGGAACCGTCGAAGAGAGCGACCCTGGAATGATGAAACTCAAGGGAGGGCCGACAGTAAGTACGGTGACGGTACCGATGGATACGGTGACTCAAGTAAACCCTATGGTCCAACCCCCGGTCATTTACACCGGTAGTTTGAATGCCGGGTACTCACAAGCCACAGGAAATAGCCAACTCCGGAACATCAGCGTGCTGGGCGATCTTGTGGCTCGAAGCGAGCAGCTTCGGTTGACATTGCTGGGCCGCTACGTCTATGGCGACAATGCGGGCAGCCTTATCACTCGGAATGCTCGAGGGACGATCAAACTCGACTTCTTCGTCACTAAACGGTTTTTCTGGTATACGTCGGCCTATTTTGAGAACGACCGATTACAAAACTTGAAGCTGAGAACTGCGATCTCCAGCGGTGCGGGGTATCAATGGATTGAGCGCGGAGACTACGACGGCATTTTTAAAGACATGACCTTGTACACTGAAGCGGGTCCGTCATATTTCAATGAAGACTTTCGTGATCCGTTTCCGGATAAGGCAAGTTTTCGCGGGCGTGTGGCCATGAAATTGGATTGGCCCCTGTTCGACGGCCGTGTCACGCTCTATCATTACAACGAAATTTTCCCGTCTCTCCAAACCTTCTCGGATTTTTACTACACGATGGATAACGGGTTTCGCTTGAGGATTTTAGGTAGTCTGGCGAGCGGATTCCAGGTGACCACGCGATACAACAATCGGCCGCCTGCCGGCACCAGCGATACGGACAATTTGTACCTGCTCACGCTCGGCTATGCCTTCGATACGACTCGTAAACGATAG
- the mscL gene encoding large-conductance mechanosensitive channel protein MscL, translating to MLKEFKEFAMKGNVLDMAIGVIIGGAFGKIVSSLVSDVLMPPMGLLMGKVDFSSLFIDLSRTSPPSLAAAKAAGAPTLNYGVFLQSVFDFIIIAFVIFILVKQVNRFRQEAPPPPPPAPPAPTNEEKLLMEIRDLLKSRQ from the coding sequence ATGCTGAAAGAGTTCAAAGAGTTTGCCATGAAGGGCAACGTCCTAGACATGGCGATCGGTGTCATCATCGGTGGAGCGTTCGGCAAGATCGTGTCGTCACTCGTCAGCGACGTTCTCATGCCCCCGATGGGACTGCTGATGGGAAAAGTGGATTTTTCCAGTCTCTTCATCGACCTGTCTCGAACATCACCTCCATCCTTAGCCGCCGCAAAAGCCGCCGGGGCTCCGACGCTCAATTACGGAGTCTTTCTCCAAAGCGTGTTCGACTTCATCATTATCGCCTTTGTCATTTTCATCCTGGTCAAGCAGGTGAACCGGTTTAGGCAAGAGGCACCGCCGCCACCACCGCCTGCTCCACCGGCACCAACTAACGAAGAGAAATTGTTGATGGAGATCCGCGATCTGTTGAAGAGCCGACAGTAG
- a CDS encoding mechanosensitive ion channel family protein, with translation MNVVDTLTQYAVQYGLQAAVAIGIFIAGVMVSRWAGNLAQHALERQTLEPPVRLLLVRIVKIVVMLFTAMIALQTLGVPIAPLIAGVGVAGVGIGLALQGVLSNVMAGLSIIFSKPYKVGEHISLLGVHGDVVVIDIFTTTLMHADHSRVIIPNRKIVGEILHNFGTIRQMRLTIPVSANANLDEALALVRDVLNRHPSVMKDPVPSIGVSSLGESSLAVVIAVEPWTAVADYSSTQRELNKLILERFQERGIALPTASLTVHLVNG, from the coding sequence ATGAATGTCGTAGATACGCTCACGCAGTATGCCGTGCAGTATGGGCTGCAGGCCGCGGTTGCGATTGGGATCTTCATCGCCGGTGTCATGGTGTCTCGCTGGGCCGGGAATTTGGCACAACACGCGTTGGAACGGCAGACCCTTGAACCGCCGGTGCGTCTGCTTCTGGTCCGCATCGTCAAGATCGTGGTAATGCTCTTTACCGCGATGATCGCCCTTCAGACGCTCGGTGTGCCCATTGCCCCGCTGATCGCCGGCGTCGGAGTCGCCGGCGTGGGGATCGGGTTGGCCTTGCAGGGGGTGCTGAGCAACGTGATGGCCGGGCTCTCGATTATCTTCAGCAAGCCCTATAAGGTCGGCGAACATATTTCACTGCTCGGGGTCCACGGCGACGTCGTGGTGATCGATATCTTCACGACGACACTGATGCACGCGGACCACTCCCGCGTGATCATTCCCAACAGAAAAATCGTCGGAGAGATTCTGCACAACTTTGGAACCATCCGTCAGATGCGGTTGACCATTCCCGTATCGGCGAATGCGAATCTTGATGAGGCCCTGGCTCTGGTTCGGGATGTCCTCAATCGGCATCCATCGGTCATGAAAGACCCTGTTCCTTCAATAGGAGTGTCGTCTCTCGGGGAGTCATCCCTGGCCGTGGTTATCGCCGTAGAGCCTTGGACGGCTGTGGCGGATTACAGTTCGACTCAGAGAGAGCTGAACAAATTAATTCTTGAACGATTCCAGGAACGAGGGATCGCGCTACCGACAGCGAGTCTTACCGTCCACTTAGTGAACGGATAA